The Zobellia alginiliquefaciens genome contains a region encoding:
- a CDS encoding ribonucleoside-diphosphate reductase subunit alpha produces MFVVKRDGRKEVVMFDKITARVRKLCYGLNGLVDPLKVAMRVIEGLYDGVTTSELDNLAAEIAATMTTTHPDYAKLAARISVSNLHKNTKKSFSETMKDLYEYVNPRTNKKAPLLSDEVFKVISENSERLDSTIIYNRDFGYDYFGFKTLERSYLLKLNGKIAERPQHMLMRVSVGIHLNDLDAAIETYELMSKKYFTHATPTLFNSGTPKPQMSSCFLLAMKDDSIDGIYDTLKQTAKISQSAGGIGLSIHNVRATGSYIAGTNGTSNGIVPMLQVFNDTARYVDQGGGKRKGSFAIYMEPWHADIYAFLDLKKNHGKEEMRARDLFYAMWISDLFMRRVEANEEWTLMCPNECPGLFTHHSEEFEALYTKYEAEGKGRKTVKARDLWEKILESQIETGTPYMLYKDAANRKSNQKNLGTIRSSNLCTEIMEYTSPDEIAVCNLASIALPMFIKNGSFDHKELFRVTKRVTRNLNRVIDRNYYPVKEAENSNMRHRPIGLGVQGLADAFIMLRLPFTSEEAKKLNKDIFETLYFAAVTASMEMAKEEGAYSTFEGSPISQGDFQYNLWGVKDDELSGRWDWAKLRKEVMKNGVRNSLLVAPMPTASTSQILGNNECFEPYTSNIYTRRVLSGEFIVVNKHLLEDLVDLGLWNENMKQELMRANGSIQHIETIPQDIRDLYKTVWELSMKDIIDMSRQRGYFIDQSQSLNLFMENANYSKLTSMHFYAWKSGLKTGMYYLRTKAAVDAIKFTLDNSKKNAAPVSVAAEAEAAATTPPVEAAVAMEVNTTTTAPQAESDIQPMTPEEMKEMIARAKEGQADDDCLMCGS; encoded by the coding sequence ATGTTTGTAGTTAAAAGAGACGGCAGAAAAGAAGTGGTCATGTTTGACAAGATCACCGCCCGAGTTAGAAAATTGTGTTATGGCCTAAATGGTTTAGTAGACCCGTTAAAGGTTGCTATGCGTGTTATAGAGGGGTTGTATGACGGTGTAACTACTTCGGAACTAGATAATTTGGCGGCTGAAATTGCAGCTACCATGACTACCACACATCCGGATTATGCAAAATTGGCGGCCCGTATTTCGGTTTCTAACCTGCATAAGAATACAAAGAAGTCTTTCTCGGAAACGATGAAAGATCTTTATGAATATGTAAATCCACGTACGAACAAAAAAGCACCTTTATTGTCCGATGAGGTTTTTAAGGTGATTTCCGAGAATTCGGAAAGATTAGATTCTACCATTATATACAATAGAGACTTTGGGTATGATTATTTTGGTTTCAAAACGTTGGAGCGTTCATACCTTTTGAAGTTGAACGGTAAGATTGCCGAGCGTCCTCAGCATATGCTAATGCGTGTTTCCGTGGGGATTCACTTAAATGATTTAGATGCGGCTATTGAGACCTATGAACTTATGTCCAAGAAATATTTTACACACGCTACACCTACACTTTTCAATTCCGGTACGCCAAAACCGCAAATGTCTTCTTGCTTCCTATTGGCAATGAAAGATGATAGTATAGACGGTATTTATGATACCTTAAAACAAACGGCTAAGATTTCTCAATCTGCGGGAGGTATAGGTTTGTCTATCCATAATGTACGTGCTACAGGTTCTTATATTGCTGGAACAAACGGTACATCCAACGGAATTGTACCTATGCTCCAAGTGTTTAATGATACGGCGCGTTACGTAGACCAAGGTGGCGGAAAACGTAAAGGGAGCTTTGCCATTTATATGGAGCCGTGGCATGCGGATATCTATGCGTTCTTGGATTTAAAAAAGAACCATGGTAAAGAAGAAATGCGTGCGAGGGACCTTTTCTATGCCATGTGGATTTCAGATTTGTTCATGAGAAGAGTAGAGGCAAATGAAGAGTGGACCTTAATGTGTCCTAATGAATGCCCAGGTTTGTTTACTCACCACAGCGAGGAATTTGAAGCCTTATATACCAAATATGAAGCTGAAGGTAAGGGAAGAAAAACCGTAAAGGCACGTGACCTTTGGGAAAAAATATTGGAATCTCAGATTGAAACGGGTACACCTTACATGCTGTACAAAGATGCGGCTAACCGTAAGAGCAACCAGAAAAATTTAGGTACCATTCGTTCTTCCAACTTATGTACCGAGATTATGGAGTATACTTCTCCAGACGAAATTGCCGTATGTAACTTGGCGTCTATTGCATTGCCCATGTTCATTAAAAACGGAAGCTTTGATCATAAAGAACTGTTTAGGGTAACCAAAAGGGTAACTAGAAACCTAAACCGTGTTATTGATAGAAATTATTATCCGGTAAAAGAGGCAGAAAATTCTAATATGCGTCACAGACCAATTGGTCTTGGAGTACAGGGTCTGGCGGATGCTTTTATTATGTTGCGCTTGCCTTTTACCAGCGAAGAAGCTAAAAAACTGAATAAGGATATTTTTGAAACGCTTTATTTTGCCGCTGTTACCGCATCCATGGAAATGGCCAAAGAAGAAGGGGCATATTCTACTTTTGAAGGTTCGCCAATTTCTCAAGGCGATTTTCAATACAACCTTTGGGGAGTTAAAGATGACGAGCTGTCCGGAAGATGGGATTGGGCCAAACTTCGTAAAGAAGTTATGAAAAATGGAGTTCGTAATTCGCTCTTAGTAGCGCCGATGCCAACGGCTTCTACTTCTCAAATCTTGGGTAATAACGAATGTTTTGAGCCATACACCTCCAACATATATACTAGAAGAGTGCTTTCTGGTGAGTTTATTGTGGTGAATAAGCATCTATTAGAAGACTTGGTAGATTTGGGTCTTTGGAACGAAAATATGAAACAAGAGTTAATGCGTGCCAATGGTTCTATACAACACATAGAAACCATTCCGCAAGACATTCGTGATTTGTATAAAACGGTTTGGGAGCTTAGTATGAAAGATATTATTGACATGAGCCGTCAAAGAGGGTATTTCATTGACCAAAGCCAGTCATTAAATTTGTTCATGGAAAATGCAAACTACTCCAAGTTAACATCAATGCACTTTTACGCATGGAAAAGCGGCCTAAAAACGGGCATGTATTACCTACGGACCAAAGCGGCTGTAGATGCTATTAAATTTACATTGGACAATAGCAAGAAAAACGCAGCACCTGTTAGTGTTGCTGCGGAAGCCGAAGCGGCAGCAACTACACCACCGGTAGAAGCGGCAGTAGCAATGGAAGTAAATACAACTACAACTGCTCCACAGGCTGAGTCGGACATTCAGCCCATGACTCCTGAAGAAATGAAGGAAATGATTGCCCGCGCCAAAGAAGGTCAAGCAGATGACGATTGTTTGATGTGCGGTTCTTAA
- a CDS encoding ribonucleotide-diphosphate reductase subunit beta, translating into MSVALEPILEENNDRFVIFPIKHHDLWEWYKKCEACFWTAEEIDLSEDINDWNNKLSDDERYFIKHILAFFAASDGIVNENLAENFVSEVQYAEAKFFYGFQIMMENIHSETYSLLIDTYVKDEKEKNILFKALENFPAIKKKADWALNWIESPSFAERLIAFAAVEGIFFSGAFCSIFWLKKRGLMPGLTFSNELISRDEGMHCDYAVHLHNKHLINKVPKERITQILTDALDIEREFITESLPASLIGMNSKLMTQYLEFVTDRLLVELDCDKVYNATNPFDFMDMISLQGKTNFFEKRVSEYQKAGVLNKDKDDDSQKISFDADF; encoded by the coding sequence ATGTCCGTAGCCTTGGAGCCTATTTTGGAAGAAAACAACGACCGTTTTGTAATCTTTCCCATTAAACATCATGACTTATGGGAGTGGTACAAGAAGTGTGAAGCTTGTTTTTGGACGGCCGAGGAAATTGACCTTAGTGAAGACATAAACGATTGGAATAACAAATTAAGTGATGATGAGCGGTACTTCATTAAGCATATATTAGCCTTTTTTGCTGCTTCTGATGGTATTGTAAACGAAAATTTAGCAGAAAACTTTGTTAGCGAAGTGCAATATGCGGAAGCTAAGTTCTTCTACGGTTTTCAGATAATGATGGAGAATATTCACTCTGAAACCTATTCACTTTTAATCGATACTTACGTAAAAGACGAAAAAGAGAAAAATATACTTTTTAAGGCATTGGAGAACTTTCCGGCCATTAAGAAAAAGGCAGACTGGGCATTGAACTGGATCGAGTCACCTAGTTTTGCCGAAAGGTTGATTGCATTTGCTGCAGTTGAGGGTATTTTCTTCTCCGGTGCGTTCTGTTCTATTTTTTGGTTGAAAAAAAGAGGCTTAATGCCAGGGCTTACCTTTTCTAACGAATTAATTTCTAGAGATGAGGGTATGCACTGTGATTATGCCGTGCACCTACATAATAAGCACTTGATCAATAAAGTGCCAAAAGAACGTATCACTCAAATTTTGACTGATGCGCTTGATATTGAGCGTGAGTTTATTACCGAGTCGCTGCCGGCGAGTTTAATAGGTATGAACTCAAAGCTAATGACACAGTACCTAGAGTTTGTAACAGATAGGCTTCTTGTAGAGCTTGATTGCGATAAGGTATATAACGCTACAAATCCATTCGATTTTATGGATATGATTTCACTTCAAGGAAAAACCAATTTCTTTGAGAAGCGTGTTTCCGAATACCAAAAAGCAGGTGTTCTGAACAAGGATAAGGATGATGATTCGCAGAAAATAAGCTTCGACGCAGATTTTTAA
- a CDS encoding T9SS type A sorting domain-containing protein, with protein MKIKLLLFFLTVSATFSFAQSIDRSVVSNVGGTMASAEVSVSFTIGEPIVGLVVNDDSVDQGFWAGRGILVIPLSPGEEPSDILVYPNPVIEEVTVFTSQNKVFGIELFSVNGQRVISQQIENTQLEYKIDMAYMAKGLYVLKLYLENNSETKEYKLIKE; from the coding sequence ATGAAAATAAAACTACTCCTCTTTTTTCTAACGGTAAGTGCCACATTTTCATTTGCCCAATCAATAGACCGCAGTGTTGTTAGTAATGTTGGTGGTACAATGGCAAGCGCAGAGGTCTCGGTAAGTTTTACTATAGGAGAGCCCATTGTGGGTCTGGTGGTTAATGATGATTCTGTAGATCAAGGTTTTTGGGCCGGAAGGGGAATTCTGGTAATCCCATTGAGTCCAGGCGAAGAACCTTCGGATATTTTAGTGTACCCCAACCCGGTTATAGAAGAAGTAACTGTTTTTACCAGTCAGAACAAGGTTTTTGGCATAGAACTGTTTTCGGTAAACGGCCAACGGGTTATAAGTCAGCAAATAGAAAACACCCAATTAGAATATAAAATTGATATGGCCTATATGGCCAAAGGGTTGTACGTGTTAAAACTTTATTTAGAAAATAACTCAGAAACCAAGGAATATAAACTGATCAAAGAATAG
- a CDS encoding DUF4870 domain-containing protein, translating to MENTGTDFNKTHTATDTSENDKTIAILAYITIIGLVAAFVMNNEKKQEFASYHIRQAVGLCVTGLALGVIGMIPILGWVINFLGVFVLVYMWVMAFMNALNGKEAPAPILGKKYEVWFAGVQQ from the coding sequence ATGGAAAATACAGGTACAGATTTTAATAAGACACATACGGCTACGGATACAAGTGAGAATGATAAGACAATAGCCATTCTTGCTTACATTACCATAATAGGTTTAGTGGCTGCATTTGTAATGAACAATGAGAAGAAACAAGAATTCGCTAGCTATCATATTCGGCAAGCGGTGGGGTTATGTGTTACGGGTTTGGCCTTGGGAGTTATTGGTATGATACCCATTTTGGGATGGGTCATAAATTTTTTAGGTGTTTTCGTTTTGGTATACATGTGGGTAATGGCATTTATGAATGCACTAAACGGAAAAGAAGCACCGGCCCCTATTTTAGGGAAGAAGTATGAAGTTTGGTTTGCGGGTGTTCAACAATAG
- a CDS encoding RNA polymerase sigma factor gives MKDQHIISQMKQRDRNALKEVYKGYKVEFFKFASRYTSDTNALEDIFQDAIIVLYENALAGKLDELRSSLKTYLFSTGKFMIFKKFRDTKEITTDETYVFDQNEIAIINDVYEDQGPNEYQQKILENFKKLGDKCREILELFYLKGLKLDEIMSVQGYENKNVVKSQKSRCLKSLKELTHAKNG, from the coding sequence ATGAAAGACCAGCATATTATTTCCCAAATGAAACAGCGGGACAGAAATGCTCTTAAAGAAGTTTATAAAGGGTATAAAGTTGAATTTTTCAAATTCGCTTCCCGGTATACTTCCGACACGAATGCGCTAGAGGACATTTTTCAAGATGCCATTATCGTACTTTATGAAAATGCCCTAGCAGGAAAATTGGATGAATTAAGAAGTAGTTTAAAAACCTACCTTTTCAGTACAGGAAAGTTTATGATTTTCAAGAAGTTCAGAGATACAAAAGAAATAACCACAGATGAAACCTATGTTTTTGACCAAAATGAAATAGCTATCATAAACGACGTATATGAAGATCAAGGCCCTAATGAATACCAGCAAAAGATACTAGAGAATTTTAAGAAGCTTGGCGATAAATGCCGCGAAATTCTTGAACTTTTTTATCTAAAGGGATTAAAACTAGACGAAATAATGAGCGTGCAGGGCTATGAAAACAAAAATGTAGTTAAAAGCCAAAAATCTAGATGTCTCAAATCATTAAAAGAGCTTACTCATGCAAAGAATGGATAA
- a CDS encoding tetratricopeptide repeat protein, protein MQRMDNEELINGYFEGSLSEEQKREFDHLFETNADFKTEFEFQEELKRTLVKSERKQLKEILSNTAVPPEKEQPKVIRLRPWLVAASVFVLVGISSWLILFDRTDIDSQNLYNSNFAPYENVVHPIERGEQLEDLKTRAFMAYENENYKEAIELFKTLNEKNNDKYIVFYEAISLMQLNKQDEAIPLLEDYIASSGELKERAIWYLALSYLKLDEIEDCKEQLRVLVHNEGFKKKEAQRLLDELD, encoded by the coding sequence ATGCAAAGAATGGATAATGAAGAATTGATCAATGGTTATTTTGAAGGTTCTCTTTCAGAAGAGCAAAAGAGGGAATTTGACCATTTATTTGAAACAAATGCCGACTTTAAAACCGAATTTGAGTTTCAGGAAGAGCTAAAACGAACCTTGGTTAAATCCGAAAGAAAACAACTAAAAGAAATTTTATCCAATACTGCGGTACCACCGGAAAAGGAGCAACCCAAGGTAATACGGTTACGACCTTGGCTTGTGGCCGCCTCCGTATTCGTACTTGTTGGGATTAGCTCGTGGTTAATATTATTTGACCGTACGGACATTGATTCTCAAAATCTGTACAATAGCAATTTTGCTCCCTATGAAAATGTAGTTCACCCTATTGAACGCGGGGAACAATTGGAAGACCTTAAAACAAGGGCCTTTATGGCATATGAGAATGAAAATTACAAGGAAGCCATAGAACTGTTCAAAACATTGAACGAAAAAAACAACGATAAGTATATTGTTTTTTATGAAGCTATCTCCCTAATGCAATTGAACAAACAAGATGAAGCTATTCCTTTATTGGAAGACTACATTGCAAGCAGCGGCGAACTTAAAGAAAGAGCTATTTGGTATTTGGCCCTATCCTATTTGAAGCTTGATGAAATTGAAGATTGTAAGGAACAGTTACGTGTTTTGGTGCATAACGAAGGATTTAAAAAGAAGGAGGCACAAAGACTACTGGATGAATTAGACTAA
- a CDS encoding CHAT domain-containing protein: MKYLLYIACFLFVCLSGWSQGGTLNLDDAFSKALEYHYVNKDSAYVYYEKTITLANEQDNMDYLLGSLSYLINANSNFYDLRQYRRNLQRMENLLVNDARTNGIEISETYKNRLLFDKGNFHYKLKEYSTSKAYFLELYSILKAIPEEQRTALEIDTISAIYSFLGLIYRHTGKYEQAEFYYKQDLSLLATYRDSIEGWQSTSFNTKKLLSQVLEEQGNTNGANDLLKETLEFYKAKVNNPRFKNNFLSTYILLAKNYLKQGGYDKVVTVLNENQLIRGQENPFSKEIFVLYADAFLGQKDYQQAKDYYERALHAFKTYRQHRPHQDIAHVYGKMAKLYLEQGNFNEGLSIIHKAFYNAGDTALESGGNPKPREVFSKLQLLNLLDIKLQLLQSAYAKTNDATYEEEAIITSTDILSTFDELKLEFDSKLDKQYLAEEVYPIFHRMLDVVYENYKVTASVNLVELALNIAEKNKDFVLLEALRDAQATRYGNVPQEVLDKEARLRAEITHFEKEIFDGSEENATWEDQLFDLKQTYYGLLDTLKQEYPEYHNLKYGSKSIDFGAIRNTLFKDGSTIVSFTLANHHLYAIVLNNEKQKFLKLPFSEDDKNDINDFYRALSKPAINNGGEIAVLGNRLFEKILKQPLKEIDSKHLIVIPDGELHYLPFDLLRKEDMYLLETKSISYGNSITSLLELVKKEKGKENNVLAFAPNFDEEVVVQENRQFGKLLYNDDEVFGISSYFNTQKVLDQEATLANFKSYTSKFNIIHLATHASANDAYPDYSYLAFSQPKDSSENSVLYIKDLYNISLNADLVTLSACQTGIGKLQKGQGMLSLSKGFYYAGAKSLVNTLWKINDKSSVKLMEFFYEGLSKGKSKALALRDAKLKYLKTTDDDLLRHPYYWSAFVVSGDVSPVTHTNYWWYLGALLLVLAIVYGILYFKRKRNLT; the protein is encoded by the coding sequence ATGAAATACCTTTTATACATAGCTTGCTTTTTGTTTGTCTGTCTCAGCGGTTGGTCCCAAGGAGGAACGTTAAACCTGGACGATGCTTTTAGCAAGGCTTTGGAATATCATTACGTAAATAAGGACAGTGCTTATGTATATTATGAAAAAACCATAACACTAGCTAATGAGCAAGACAATATGGACTACCTTCTAGGTAGTTTAAGTTACTTGATCAATGCGAACAGTAATTTTTACGATTTGCGGCAATACCGCCGTAACCTACAACGAATGGAGAATCTGTTGGTTAATGATGCTCGTACCAATGGTATAGAGATAAGTGAAACTTACAAAAACCGACTTCTTTTTGATAAAGGAAATTTTCATTACAAATTAAAGGAATATAGCACCTCCAAGGCTTATTTTTTGGAACTGTATTCCATTTTAAAAGCCATACCGGAGGAACAGCGCACTGCCTTAGAAATAGATACCATTTCCGCAATTTATAGTTTCTTAGGTCTTATTTACAGACATACGGGTAAATATGAACAGGCGGAGTTTTATTATAAGCAAGATTTAAGCCTGTTAGCTACCTATAGGGATAGTATTGAAGGTTGGCAATCTACTAGTTTTAATACCAAGAAATTGCTTTCACAAGTGTTGGAGGAACAGGGCAATACTAATGGGGCCAATGATTTGCTAAAAGAAACATTGGAATTTTATAAGGCGAAAGTGAATAACCCCAGATTTAAGAACAATTTTTTGTCTACCTACATTTTGTTGGCCAAAAACTACTTAAAGCAGGGGGGGTATGATAAGGTAGTAACGGTCTTAAACGAAAACCAGCTAATTAGGGGTCAAGAAAATCCTTTTTCCAAAGAGATATTTGTGCTTTATGCCGATGCTTTCTTAGGGCAAAAAGATTACCAGCAGGCAAAGGATTATTACGAGCGGGCGTTGCACGCTTTTAAAACATACCGGCAACATAGACCTCACCAGGATATAGCCCATGTTTATGGGAAAATGGCAAAACTTTATTTGGAACAAGGCAATTTTAACGAAGGTCTGAGTATCATCCATAAAGCATTTTATAATGCAGGGGATACTGCATTAGAATCAGGGGGAAACCCCAAGCCTAGAGAAGTATTCTCTAAACTTCAATTGTTGAATTTATTGGATATAAAACTTCAGCTTTTACAATCGGCGTATGCCAAAACGAACGATGCAACCTACGAGGAAGAGGCGATAATTACGAGCACGGACATACTCTCCACTTTTGATGAGTTGAAACTAGAGTTTGATAGTAAACTGGACAAGCAATATTTAGCCGAAGAGGTCTACCCTATTTTTCATAGGATGTTAGATGTAGTATATGAAAACTACAAGGTAACCGCTTCTGTCAACTTAGTAGAGTTGGCGTTGAACATTGCAGAAAAAAACAAAGATTTTGTTTTGCTCGAAGCACTTAGGGATGCACAGGCCACTAGATACGGAAATGTGCCGCAAGAAGTATTGGACAAGGAGGCGCGTTTGCGAGCAGAAATCACTCATTTTGAAAAAGAGATTTTTGATGGTTCTGAGGAGAATGCCACATGGGAAGATCAACTTTTTGATTTAAAACAAACATATTATGGTCTATTGGATACCCTAAAACAGGAGTATCCTGAATATCACAATTTAAAATATGGCAGCAAATCAATAGATTTTGGAGCCATACGGAATACACTTTTTAAAGATGGGAGCACCATAGTTTCCTTTACTCTTGCCAACCACCACCTGTATGCCATTGTATTGAACAATGAAAAGCAGAAATTTTTAAAGCTACCATTTTCTGAAGACGATAAGAATGATATCAATGATTTTTATAGAGCGCTTTCTAAACCTGCTATAAACAATGGGGGAGAAATTGCCGTTTTGGGCAACCGTCTCTTTGAAAAAATACTGAAGCAGCCATTAAAAGAGATTGACTCTAAACATCTTATTGTCATTCCAGATGGCGAATTGCATTATTTACCGTTTGACCTTTTACGCAAAGAGGATATGTACCTTTTGGAAACAAAAAGTATCAGCTATGGTAATTCAATTACATCCCTTTTGGAGCTCGTAAAAAAAGAAAAGGGAAAAGAGAACAACGTCTTGGCCTTCGCGCCAAATTTTGATGAGGAAGTTGTAGTTCAAGAAAATAGACAGTTTGGGAAGTTGCTTTATAACGATGATGAGGTTTTTGGAATTAGTTCTTATTTTAACACGCAAAAGGTCTTGGACCAAGAGGCGACCTTGGCGAATTTCAAGTCGTATACCTCTAAATTTAATATCATCCATTTGGCTACACATGCCTCGGCTAATGATGCGTATCCGGATTATTCCTATCTAGCTTTTAGCCAACCAAAGGATAGTAGTGAGAACAGTGTACTCTATATAAAGGACCTATATAATATCTCCTTGAATGCCGATTTGGTGACCTTAAGCGCATGCCAAACGGGTATAGGAAAACTTCAAAAAGGGCAGGGTATGTTGAGCTTGTCTAAAGGCTTTTACTATGCCGGGGCCAAATCTTTGGTAAATACATTGTGGAAGATCAACGATAAGAGCAGCGTAAAATTAATGGAGTTTTTTTACGAAGGGCTTAGCAAAGGTAAATCTAAAGCATTGGCTTTGCGGGATGCAAAACTAAAATACCTAAAAACTACGGATGATGACTTGTTGAGACACCCGTATTACTGGTCGGCTTTTGTGGTTTCTGGAGATGTTTCTCCAGTTACCCACACCAATTATTGGTGGTATTTAGGTGCGTTACTTTTGGTGTTGGCTATTGTGTACGGTATTTTATATTTTAAGCGAAAGCGTAATTTAACTTAG
- a CDS encoding LytR/AlgR family response regulator transcription factor has product MIEAVIVDDEIKALQSLSWELTNFSDEIKVEASFTDPFEALTYLDKNTPDCLFLDIEMPTMDGFQFIQKLTNKNFPVVITTAYNQYAIKALKNEAIDYLLKPIDTDDLKDTIAKIRKHNAKNFTADRLERLLLNFNSNAKHKKITFNTDGKLVFLDSDEILYAESDGNYSTIFLADGHKIVLTKKLKEVNELLPADSFFRIHNSFIINLTKIKEFLKTDGYVILESNHKIPVSRQKKSDFLDML; this is encoded by the coding sequence ATGATTGAAGCCGTAATCGTTGATGATGAAATAAAGGCACTCCAGAGCCTTTCTTGGGAACTAACCAATTTTAGCGATGAAATAAAGGTAGAAGCGTCTTTTACCGACCCCTTTGAGGCATTGACCTACTTAGATAAAAATACACCGGACTGCCTTTTCTTGGATATTGAAATGCCTACGATGGACGGTTTTCAATTCATTCAAAAATTGACCAATAAAAACTTTCCCGTGGTCATCACTACCGCCTATAACCAATATGCTATAAAGGCTTTAAAGAACGAGGCCATAGATTATCTTCTTAAACCTATTGATACGGACGATTTAAAAGATACGATTGCCAAAATCAGAAAACACAACGCTAAAAACTTCACCGCAGATAGATTGGAAAGGTTATTACTGAACTTTAACTCCAATGCTAAACATAAAAAAATAACTTTCAACACAGATGGGAAGTTAGTTTTTCTAGATAGCGATGAAATTCTTTATGCGGAGTCTGACGGAAACTACAGCACCATATTTTTAGCGGATGGACACAAAATTGTCCTTACTAAAAAATTGAAAGAAGTAAATGAACTTTTGCCTGCCGATTCTTTTTTTAGAATCCATAATTCATTCATTATCAACCTTACCAAAATAAAAGAGTTTTTGAAAACCGATGGATATGTTATTTTGGAATCCAACCATAAGATTCCCGTTTCCAGACAAAAGAAATCAGATTTTTTGGATATGCTCTAA